CGCAGGTGCAAAAACGTTTAAGGCAATTTCTCTGAATTTCTGATTATTAATTTGGTAAAAACATACatgcaaaaagaaaacaatcccTTTTACAACCCTGGACAATAATGGACGTTTCTTTGAAAAACAGCGCGCGCTGCACTTTGCCTCCTGAACGGCGACGTCACAAAGGGCTACAGCGCGATGGGCGGGGCCGCACGGGGCAGCTAGTGCGCATGCGCGCCGGAGTGAACGCAgcaatcagtcagtcagaagCGTcgaagaaaagaaacacaagaGGAGCAGCGGAGGCAGCAGCAGGCATGGCCGGACACACGGAGAGCCCTCACACCGCCACGGCCCAGCACGCGCTGCCACAGAGACGGGGGCCTTAAAATCACACCCTTTTTTATTTGATCTATTCCTCTTCTTtttatctgtcttttttttgcgAACCAAAGCGATTGGataaatttagaaaaaaaaaattttttgtattttgttgatATTTTTAATCATGCTGGAtgctggagatttttttttctttcttatcttcttTAAAATGCCAAACCAAAGAGAAcggaaaataaattaaaaatcacCGAAAGGGAGACTTTTTactatttgaaataaaaaaagtagcctcatcatttaaaataataacaataaaaataaaaataataaaatccagAGAAGGAGACTATACGGGATAAGGAAGCGAAGGAGGAGAAACTTTTAAGCACGTGAGGAACTTTTGACTCTTTGGCGAGCAGATAGATGATTTGTCTACGAGCTCTCGCGCACGATGAACGCGCAGCTGTCGATGGAGAGCCTGGGCGATCTGCACGGCGTGAGCCATGAGTCGCCGGCAGTGGCGGCGGCAGCCCACGCGCGCTCCGCGGCGGGCATGGCGTCAATCCTAGAGAGCGGCGACTATCCTCATCCTGCTCATCCGcaccatcctcatcctcatcatccgcACGCTCATCCACATCCTCATCAGCACCGCCCCCCGGAGCACGCAGGTCTCGCCGGCCACCTGCACGCGGCGATGAGCGGCGCCATGGCGTGCGAGGCGACCGCCGGTATGGGCATGAGCGGCACCTACACCACGCTCACACCGCTGCAGCCTTTACCTCCCATCTCCACAGTGTCCGACAAGttccctcatcatcctcatcctcacgcTCATCCTCACCAGAGGATCGCGGGAAACGTCAGCGGGAGCTTCACGCTCATGCGGGACGAGCGCGCGCTGGCCTCCGTCAACAACCTCTACGCGCCCTACCACAAGGACGTGGCAAGCATGGGCGCCATCCACggctcccagcatgcactgccCCCACCTCCGCCGCCGCCTTACACCCACGAGAAGATGCTCGCGCCCGCCGGATTCGAATCCCATCACCCCTCCATGCACGGGAGCAGCGTCACCTCGTCCACCTCGTCCTCGTCCtcatcctcgtcctcctccCCGGCGACCGGCATGATGGTGCAAATCAACGGcatccatcaccaccaccaccaccaccagcaccaccatcacccccatCACCCGCACGCGCACCTGAGCGCGCAgggacaccaccaccaccaccacgcgCAGGGAGCTCTCGGAGCCGCGCGGGACCGGGAGCACGCCACGCCGGTGGAGGAGGTTAATACCAAAGAGGTGGCGCAGAGGATCACCACGGAGCTGAAGCGCTACAGCATCCCGCAGGCCATCTTCGCTCAGCGCGTGCTGTGCCGCTCGCAGGGAACGCTCTCCGACCTGCTGCGGAACCCCAAACCGTGGAGCAAGCTCAAGTCCGGCCGGGAGACCTTCCGCCGCATGTGGAAGTGGCTGCAGGAGCCAGAGTTCCAGAGGATGTCCGCGCTGCGCCTCGCAGGTCAGTCCCTCAtgtgggtttattattattattattattattattattattattattattaaacggGAACCTTCTCCATGGtacataaagcaaaataaaacctCCACACTCGTCATCTGAAAGCTTTACCATACCTTTTCTGAAGGCGGTTCATTGTTCTGAGAGCTAAATGAATGTTATTGTATTGATTATATTGATTGGGTATTGATCATTAATACTCCTAATGTTTATTTACGACTAGCTGGACTTGTAGAAACACAGGAGCCGTGTAagtattattaaattattctatttattcttagtgatgatgataataataataataataataataataataataataataataataataataataaatggagaCTAGTGTAACAGAATAAAGAGTGTTTAAAAGCTCTGGCACTAAAAGGTCCAAGTCTCTTTGTATCACATGTGTTCAGACACAGAGCAGGGTCCGTTGTAAAGATAGATTTAGAGAAGtattatttctaattttattttattttccgtAAAACCTCCGACATGTTAACCCTTACCGTGGGCAACAAGGCTTCCGTTTTTGTGGCACGAACACAAACTGGTGttaaaataaacatctgtaGGGGATTTTTTTTGCCTCTAGCTGAaatatttggggtttttttacaccattcGCGTGTGTTAAAAATGATCAAGGTTCCTGCTGGAAATTTAGGGATTCTCCGAGTGAGAGTTTTTAGATaataacacaaaatattttttttagcatttgtgTAATTTTAACAGTGTACAGGTGGACTAAACGGGACTAAAGGGTACTAAAGGGTACCATTCCTTGGTGCTGGGGATGTACCATCAATACTGTGTTTCTTTTAcgttgaaatgtgtgtgtgtggtggatatttctatttctttgtccacttttgaatgatttttaaatgaatttacgGGCCGCTGTGTCCACACCTTTGAgtgaaatataaacattaagGTCTTAAAGAAAGGTGGAGGTTAGTACTCTTATTCTGAGACTGGAGATGAGATGCTTGTTGTCTGATACTCGCTGACAATCTAATACGTGATTATTCAAGAACACTGacacagggagcagctgaaacaaGCAGTTTAATAACATCCATCCTGCATGTGTAGAATCCGGATTTTTAATCCggaaatttaaaataaagcagaaatggtgAAGAAAAGCAGGAGCAGGACTGAGCTGTGACGCCATGAGAGTGTTTAATTCAGGACAGGGTTTAATCAGGGACATGTGGAGATTAAAGATCTCTAGGAATTTCAGGGATCACTGGATTCCTGATTCGGGAACGTATtttttcagtggtgtgtgtgtgtgtgtgtggataaagGTTAAGGAAGAGTAGTTATGGACATACGGTGTGTCTCGTGCATTCTCAAAACACTAGGGTTTTGAGTTTTTAGGGAATTTTAGAGACCTGggtgtgtctgtctgcttcagtacctgtctgtctgcttcagcacctgtctctctgcttcagcacctgtctgtctgcttcagTACACTCCACCTGTTTGTCTGCTTcagtacctgtctgtctgcttcagCACCTCTCTGTCTGCTTCAGTACACTCCACCTGTTTGTCTGCTTcagtacctgtctgtctgcttcagcacctctctgtctgcttcagtaccctccacctgtctgtctgcttcagTACattccacctgtctgtctgcttcagtacactccacctgtctgtctgcttcagtacactccacctgtctgtctgcttcagTACattccacctgtctgtctgcttcagTACattccacctgtctgtctgcttcagtacactccacctgtctgtctgcttcagtacactccacctgtctgtctgcttcagtacactccacctgtctgtctgcttcagtacactccacctgtctgtctgcttcctTGGACTTTGGctttcactgattttattttattattttttgcctgTCACTGATTTTCTGATATTTAAGCCAgctttaattgtttgtttgtttgtttgtttgtgtgtgtgtgtgtttatttactatTACTGCTCAACATTTCAGCACCTTGTgttcactagtgtgtgtgtgtgtgtgtgtcaaattaTGATATGATGACTTTTTACATaagaaagggtgtgtgtgtgtgtttgtgtgtgtgagtgagagagagagagagagagagagagagacgtttaTTAACAGTATTCTCTGGAATGCGCTGTGGCTGCGCACTTTATCTGTTTTTATGGAAGGCGTTCTcggcgcgtgtgtgtttgtgtttttgtttggaaaataatattctaatattGAATAAACacgtctcatacacacacacacacagagagagagagagagagggagagagagaaagagcgtgagagtgagtgagagagagacaggggctCGTGTTAGTGTGGCTATTATTGCGATGACCTTGATCCACATTTATTTGCATTGATCAATAAACTAAGCGCTCGCGCTCAGCATCTCTCCAACCAAACATCCGCcatgttttaaatcatttactgATTTTCccatctgttttgttttatctgtGAACATTTCGTGTCTGTTTTCTCTGTTTTATGCGCATTACGGTGTCCGTGTTATTCACGGAGAGATGTGGACTGAGGAAAATGGATTTGCTTTGGATTTTCTCTTTTAATTGATACGTTTTTCTGCTCTGGGTGCATTTATTTAgccctgtttgtttatttatttatttatttatttatttatttatttatttatttatttatttatttatttatttttccatgacTACATTTGGTGATTAAGACTGAATGTGAAACTGATCTTCGTTACACAGTGACTTTTTTCCGTTTCAGTCAGAGCGGATTATTTTTAGTGAACAGAGTTACAGGAAATTCAAAGCAGATGTTTTTAATGCGTCTTTAAATCTTCTGTCATTTTTATCTGCTTTGCATTTCTGTAGAGCAGCGTGTGCtcctttattcctttatttatgcGGTACAGGTTATTTATACAGCATCGCTCtttgtttttacttatttatctgtctgtttatttgtgcTTTCGTTTGTTTGTAATCAAGTTTTTATTtcgttttaatttaaataaaaaaaatcgaaACAGCGATTTTAGAGTATTTACAGctctttatttctattattctgaactttaaattaaataagcataatatttgatttatctgagaatattttatttataggttatgataaataaataaataaataaataaataaataaataaataaataaataaatacatttgttgtAAATTTTACGTTGtacattttcttctcttctcttctcttctcttctcttctcttctcttctcttctcttctctctgtctgtctctctctctctctctctgtctctctctctctctctctgtctctctctctctctctctctctctctctctctctctctctgtctctctctctctctctctctctctctctctctgtctctctctctgtctctctctctctctctctctctctctctctctctgtctctctctctctctctctctctctctctctgcctccctctctctgtctctctctctctctctctctctctctctctctctctctctgtctctctctctctctctctctgtctctgtctctctctctctcagcagatCTTTAGCAGCAGGTTGTGAAATGACCTGAGATCTgagatttctttctctctctctgttttctgtcAATGATTTGCAGGTGAACAGaacaatgatgatgatctgGGGCAGCagtattattatgatttttaatcaattatttcattaaataataagACATGGGCTGCACTCCAGAATGTGCTAACCTGATCAGCATGAGAAATGAGTTTAATAATCTCCAGTGGTGCTGTTTAATAGCCTGAAGTAGCCGAATTTGGTTGGAGTTATttgtaagagctgtgtgtgatttCCAGGCTTGAACTGATTACAGCTTTATCTCTTCCACACCAGTTAATATTTGGCCAGTGGAGAGATTCAGAGCTACACCAAGTTTCCTTCAACACTTTTAGATATGGATCCATCAAGCAAGCATTAAGTGGACCTTTATTTATGTATCTATAAacctttaaatattatttacataattagACCTTAAGGACTgaaagctttaaataaatacattgaaATGTAAATCAAGCTAAAGGCACAATGCATGTGCTCATGATTAACTGAAAATATCTCTTTGggttttttactttattttccaCTCATTTCAGGAGCAGGTCCTGGTTTGTAGATATGGGGTGGAAAAAACAAGAAAGTAAAAGCACATATGGGGGTCAGAGGGGTCCTTTGTtatattcaattattatttattaaatttattctAGTTACTTTGTTTAAGcagtctctccaggatttcaaagtttttattttttattgatttttcattgaatttatttatttatttatttttctttgatgTGGCCAAAAATTCCTGATTTTGTTGCATTttatggtttgtttgtttgtttgtttgtttgtttgtttgtttgtttgttttttgaggaaatCTACTCGAACTGGTGACATTGCAAGCACATCATTCTTCTTAAAAAAACCTCtcagtgaatacacacacacacacacacacatgtaatgactttctatgagggctgtactcatgttccacTCACGTGAATGGTGTTGCGATGACGTCACGTGACCCGTCTCGGTTATTTGACTTTGCGTTAGTTTCTGTGAAAAATCCTGGAGggaatgattaaataaatccCTGAAGGAAATCGTTTTGTGACGTCACAGTGTCAGGACACGCATGCGatagagaaacaaaataaataaaacaaaagaaataaaatataaacactaaaactaaataaaagcatgaattaaaaaaattagaaaGTGATAAAAGCGAAGGTACAATGGATAAAAAAGGTTAGGAAACTAAGAATTATTGATGTAATAGAGTTTTTTTAAGtcaacgaataaataaataaataaataaataaatactgcacaaaatatattataataaataaataaataaataaacactgtaatctTAAAGTCTGATATGTATGCTGGAGGAAAGTTCAGGACTAAAACATTGCTAATAAATACGAAAAATATCACTGTATTCTAGTTTAATAATGAGACTAATATCTGGAGAGTTAGTTATGTTTaaaggacatgtgtgtgtgtggaatttgtttCACAGTTAAATATTGCACACCCCTGGTGCAGCTTTCACTCCACTGTAACCTTCCTTGTTGTTTATCGTTGGTTTGTTTATGTCCAGTCAGCTGAAGAATTTATTAGGCTCTGGAGCTGTTATCCCTAATGACAGTCTGTGACCTAACTAATGAGATCTAACGAGTCCTAATGAGCTAATTAAGCTGTGAAGAGTTCATTATGTTCTGAGCCTTTTCCAGCTGGAAGAGTGTCAATACTTTTGCACATGCCATAATGACTCTTTTAAATTCATGACATTTAATGTAGCTGTGcagaaatatttacatgtaaAAGGGTGTTCCCAACGTTTTTTCCCGAGAACAAGCTTCGGGTCCAGGTTTGTAGTCATGGGGTGGCAAAAGGGAGGGCAGGAGCACTCACAGGGGGCAGGAGTGGCACTACAGACTTCTGCCACAAtgctgtctgtgtctcagagatgAAGGAAGTGAGCTGTACTTTTCATTTCCTCAGTTTTGTATCTTCAGTATTTATTGATTATCTGGAAAAGTCCATGTGTTGTGGATGTTTAATTGGGtccaggaaaaacaaacagaacgtTTTAGGAAGCAGATTTTTTCTCTggtatttaatttaaaaacactCACTATTTAGGTTtcgggaaaaaaaattatagtaattatagtaaaaaatagttttttttattcttcaaattattagattatttttaaaatacattatttaattatatttaaaatatttgccattaataaaataatcatgaacattttattttcttatccttatttattctgttatattttcacttattttttttatttattcagcatttTAAGACATTTCGTTTGTAATTGTAAAAACGGTACAGTATTTTCAGCTGTTACATTACAGGAACAGTTCTCTATGAATAAACCTacagccattattattattattattattattattattattattattattacacaatcAGGGTCCAATCATTTGCCTGAAATGAGTTTTAACGCTACTCAACATCCCGTAGATTCTCTCACAAAAGACTGTTTAAGCTTCCGTATCActattaatagaaataaaaacacacaagcacaggcTTTACGGTCTAATTATGAAGCTGACATCATTGTAATGTAATCTACATTTACAGTTCCGTGGAAACTCCATGCTTTACACTCAGAAACAcgtagaaaaaaatgaacaaggGTTCAGTCCTTTCTGAGAGcgtcagaaaaaaatgtatttcatttttgaTCACACTTAAATCTgtaattctatctatctatctatctatctatctatctatctatctatctatctatctgtctgtctgtctgtctgtctgtctgtctgtctgtctgtctatctatctatctatctatctatctatctatctatctatcagctaAGTCATTTCAAAATTTCCCAGAGAAGGattgatgatttatttatgatttattctAAGCATTTTTAAGTTTCGTGTCTTCGCATCTCATCCTGTCTTTTATCCTCTTTACTTGCCGAGAATAGAGAGAAtgttttatttccatcacaCACGTACGATGAAACTCCCGGTAGAACAGAAAAAAAGCCTAAATTACAACAAACATGCAATACAAATATAGATATActgattaaattaatatttgatCCTCAGCctcagagaaataaaataaagctttaGGTAATAGAGTTATTCCTGGAGTATCTGGAAGACATTTAATTGCGTTTCAGTGAGCTGCAGGATTTTTTCTCTGATGTCGCACTGCCCCCATGTGGTCATATCCGGTACTGCAGCACaggcagacattttttttttttttaaagcagcagaAAATGCACATCTTGTAAAGAGAAATGTTGTGagaaacaaataaactaaaccttttttttgtctctgggGTGATTTATGAATGAGAAAGAGCATACAGAAGTCAATTCTGCAGAAATGTTTagtaggaaaataaaataatcaaacacCTGCACAACAAAAAGGAAGTAACTACACTGAATTTCTATAATATGTGTAGAATTTACCCCTTAACTTAAAGTGTAGTCAGGTCATTATCTAGGATCTGGCTGTGTTTGATGTGATGTTTCCATCTTTAGTGTTGCACTGAATCGATAAGGCTGATGTTGCTAACAATTAACGGAAGTATACAGCCTCCAGTTTAGCacagtgcaataaattagtGTCCAGCAGTGACGTCTCCTCAAACAGAACTACAAAAGGACGATgtagtgatgtcacttcctCACTCAGAACACAGTTAGATGTCAGGATCGATCTCATGAGGAGGCGTGgcttagagtgtgtgatagtaaaAGCACTGTAGATTTTGGAGATAAAGGGAAATGTGAGTGATGATCGGATGGATTTCTGACACAATCTGtatttttgtctctgttttgttttttctgcagCGTGCAAAAGGAAGGAGCAGGAACACGGGAAGAACGAGCGCGGAAGCGTCTCGAAGAAACCTCGGCTCGTTTTCACCGACGTCCAGCGTCGGACTTTACATGCAATATTCAAAGAGAACAAGCGCCCGTCCAAAGAGTTACAAATCACCATCTCTCAGCAGCTGGGCCTGGAGCTGGCCACCGTCAGCAACTTCTTCATGAACGCTCGCAGGCGGAGTCTCGATAAGTGGCTGGACGATGGAGGCTCCAACTCGGCCAACTCCTCCTCCAGCACTTGTACCAAAGTGTAACAGCTGCAGACTGACCCCAAAAACCCCTTCGGTGGAAAAGCTTTAACCTTAAAAAAACTAAGCCAGAGAACTTCTGGACAGTGTTTTTTTGCCCTTAAGACTTGTacaatactgatatttataatatccaaagaaaaaacaaccaaacaaccaaagacttcttctccttcttcttcttcttcttcagcgaGTATTTAAGACTTCATTCGTTTATGTCTGCAAGAAAGAAGTGTTACTGTCAAATCATACACATCTGTCCCCAGCTTCCCACAACACCTCTTATCTTCGCTCCTCGTGATTGGTTGGACTCTTTCTCATCACTGATTGGATGCTGACTCCGCCTTGGAGTTCTCGTATTGTTtcgattgttttttttatttgtttgttttttatttttgcgcAATTTGAGGCGTGTGACATCTCATGAGTTTAAAGCACTGTGTCCAAACGGAGACGAGcacaggtgtgatgatgatgatgtcactcGTGTGCTTcgagccccgcccccttttcaccccccccccattcctgagggaaaaaaaacactaaaacaatTCTCCAGGGTTcgaggataaaaaaaacaaaaaaacaaacatgaagctGTAGCATCTTCCCATGGTTTTCCTCCTCGTAGTGCTTTCTTCCTAACTGTCAGGAAAACTAGGATGCGTTCCGTTCATTATCTTTCAACCATTTCATCTTCACCTGcagcaatcaatcaatcaatcaagtaCCTAACCAAAGAGGCGTGTGTTAAAGTGACCGCTCCAAATTTCTACACTCTAATCAAAAACAATTCATCATCGTGCTTTAAATCATTCCCATTTTTATCCAATCGCTCTCTACGCTTTGTGGCGTGATACGTtcagggaaaaagaaaaaacttcaCTAGCTTTAAAATACTTTACTCAATGTTTTgatcaaaaaataaagaaataaataatcaaaaacgCCAGCAGCTAAACACCAAAGATGGACTCTCATCGGGCAGCTTCAGCACCCGTGTGGTGAAAAcgtaatcagccaatcagaagcatGTAAGCCCAAGAGGGACGCAACTCCACCCACGAGTAATCACGCCGACACGCAGGGACTGACCGCTGACTGTACAGACACACCGGACTGACCAGTGCTCTCACTCGGCTCACGTCAGATTCCACCGTTTCGAAAATTTCACGGTCACACTGTTGACCTTTGTATCACATGGTACAGGAACGTTTATATCTTTATTCATTGGCAACAAACACGCAGTGAAACTCCGAGGCTTAAAGATAGCTTTATTTTAACAACAATCTGGGGCTTAAAAAAATGGTGTATGGAATATGTCATATGTTTCATTTCACAACGTCTTGTTAGAccataaagtttaaaaaataatttaaaaaataattgctCTTTAAAGCTGCCTTTCTGCAGCTACTTTCACTTTGTGTCTGTGGAATAGAATccaagtgggcggagcttcaaaTCCCTTCAGCTAGATTCGTCTGGTTATTCATGATACTGTAAAATTCTGGGGGGGGGTTCCTCTCCGCCTGCATTTTCTTTAATTATGTCTCAGATTGATATTGATATCAGGTTTACAGACGTAACGCTGAATAATCTGaaagcaaaaagcaaaaaaaaagtttggccCATTTTTTTTTGGCCccagagtctgtgtgtgatgttactCACATGATGTCCACTAGGGGGCATCTGGGAGCTGAAACATCCCCGGCTGGAAGAATTCATATAAAATGTCGACTTGTAGGATTCTACCTCCTtctaacaacatacacacacacacacacgcacacacacacacagtcctgtatCTGAATCAAATCTTCTAAGCCCTGGTTTGCGCTGATGTTTATGGATTAGCAGAATAACTCTATGCATTATCCGGTTGGGGAGAAAGCACTACGAGCTTCATCTTCCTCCTGGAGGAAGCATTCGGTCCACTCCAGCATTCACGAGATTTCTGGCCTGGTTGTTACTGGTCacttgtggtgtggtgtggttagctttaccaaaaaaaaaaaaagttctatcTATATATTGGGTAATTATTTATGAGTATTCCATTTGCCGACTGGAAGAGCCGCTGCTTCCTGGTGTAGGAAAGACGAAAATATCTTTCAGACCTGCTTATATTTTTAGTGCGAACCAAAGATGCTACCTCACTCA
The sequence above is drawn from the Hemibagrus wyckioides isolate EC202008001 linkage group LG04, SWU_Hwy_1.0, whole genome shotgun sequence genome and encodes:
- the onecut1 gene encoding hepatocyte nuclear factor 6 isoform X2, translated to MNAQLSMESLGDLHGVSHESPAVAAAAHARSAAGMASILESGDYPHPAHPHHPHPHHPHAHPHPHQHRPPEHAGLAGHLHAAMSGAMACEATAGMGMSGTYTTLTPLQPLPPISTVSDKFPHHPHPHAHPHQRIAGNVSGSFTLMRDERALASVNNLYAPYHKDVASMGAIHGSQHALPPPPPPPYTHEKMLAPAGFESHHPSMHGSSVTSSTSSSSSSSSSSPATGMMVQINGIHHHHHHHQHHHHPHHPHAHLSAQGHHHHHHAQGALGAARDREHATPVEEVNTKEVAQRITTELKRYSIPQAIFAQRVLCRSQGTLSDLLRNPKPWSKLKSGRETFRRMWKWLQEPEFQRMSALRLAACKRKEQEHGKNERGSVSKKPRLVFTDVQRRTLHAIFKENKRPSKELQITISQQLGLELATVSNFFMNARRRSLDKWLDDGGSNSANSSSSTCTKV
- the onecut1 gene encoding hepatocyte nuclear factor 6 isoform X1, whose amino-acid sequence is MNAQLSMESLGDLHGVSHESPAVAAAAHARSAAGMASILESGDYPHPAHPHHPHPHHPHAHPHPHQHRPPEHAGLAGHLHAAMSGAMACEATAGMGMSGTYTTLTPLQPLPPISTVSDKFPHHPHPHAHPHQRIAGNVSGSFTLMRDERALASVNNLYAPYHKDVASMGAIHGSQHALPPPPPPPYTHEKMLAPAGFESHHPSMHGSSVTSSTSSSSSSSSSSPATGMMVQINGIHHHHHHHQHHHHPHHPHAHLSAQGHHHHHHAQGALGAARDREHATPVEEVNTKEVAQRITTELKRYSIPQAIFAQRVLCRSQGTLSDLLRNPKPWSKLKSGRETFRRMWKWLQEPEFQRMSALRLAAGLVETQEPSCKRKEQEHGKNERGSVSKKPRLVFTDVQRRTLHAIFKENKRPSKELQITISQQLGLELATVSNFFMNARRRSLDKWLDDGGSNSANSSSSTCTKV